The DNA sequence CATTAGCATCTAAACTTTCATTGTTCACTAAGATATTCAAGGCTTCCTGTGTCCCACTAATTGGCATAtagttgaaaaattatttattttcaaatagaaaaatgtactAATACAGTAGTATTTCTCTTTCAACGTTTTCCATGTaccttttataataaattcatttttccctAAATCGACATTTTAGAaactatttttgaaaattgtcCCCCATATGCAGATTCACtataattccataaaataaaatttaaaatattagatacTAGCACATATATAccactaaaaatgaagaaacacAAACCTTGGTTTGAGCATGGATACAAATCACCAGGCTGTCCATTTAACATATATGCATCAGATGCATTAGGGCCTCCTCCATCCGCAAGAAATTCATTCAAAACAGCAAATATATCACTTTTCCACCACTCTCctgcaaatatttttttaaaaaaaacaattaatgaaACTAAAGACAATAGAAGTactatactatttattaaaaaaaaaattgtacctATAATGATTGGAACTTCTTCATCGGGCACGGGGAAAGGATAGTCATCCTTAATACGAGGATAAACTATCAAAGCACCATGTACTGTAGCCCGTGACCAGTCGCTATGTGCATGCCACCACATAGTCCCAATCTCGTCCGACAGCACAATCTTCTGGCTGAAATTAGTCCCGGGCCGGATTGGGCATTGTGTTATGTATTCCGGCCCATCCGACCACGGATACCTTGGCTGCTTAACCCCATGCCTTCACACCACCAAAACATCCTTCAATCTTCaacacttatattttatatatatatatatatagagagagagagagagagagagagaaaaactaaaaaattaaaaattaccaatgaatagttatattttcttttgctcTATTCACAACAACAATTGCAATTGTATCACCCTCTGTCACACGAATAGTTGGACCAGGAAATTTCCCATTTACTGTCAATATGCTTTTGTTGCTACATAGCCTGCTATATGGAGTATCACTCACCtgcaaataattcaattacaaaaaatattttatatatataaaagataataataacATGTGATAAGGTTTAAAGTAACCACAACcacaaaaaccctaaaaaaacAAGGTTGCATGAAACAATTATTGaaaccataaaatatcaacttaCAACATAGGTTTGATGATGAGTTTTGGCATGGCTAGAAATCACTCCACACAAGAGAAAAATGGCAAGAAAAGGCAAGATTCTCATGGTCTTTAAAGATAGTAGTACAATATTGCTTCTTTCTTGagcaataaattaattaacgtGGGTTTTTGCCTTTGTGAATTTTCTTCAATATAAAGCTAATGCTTctgtatatatagagaaaGAAGATTCTTGAAAaagttgtgtgtgtgtgtgtgtgtgtgtgttgaaaAATATTGGAAGTGGTAGCCATATGTCTTATTTTGTCACGTCTCTTCTATAATGATTCCAATCTTATTCAacatatatactctgtatttACCAACCATTAACTAATTGTTAGAGACAGGCTTTATTTGCTtgagtttcaaaattttatagaaATTGGAAAATCTTGGGCTAGTCTTCAACATGTGTGTGGAGGAATTTGCTTCTTTGACAGCGATCCGTCGGCTATATGTAAGTTCAAAGAAAGCAATTGAATTTTGTGACATGAAATTAATGAGATTTATAAATCTTTAAAAGTGGGCTAATAGCTCTAAATGAACCAAGgtactactcctactacttGTTAGCTGTTTGTATTTCAACTTGATAAAGAAAGCTCTTTTGAGATGTttcattaaatgaaaattattagGGTAGATTATAAagtaatgaaaattaattaaattatggcCGTCACGCCAAGTTTTGAAATTAGCTGCTGATATCATaactttgacattttttttgtctcaCGGCGTTTGATATGAGGAAGTAGTTTCTGATGTAACCGATGAAAAATCTCACGAAACCAagattgtaaaattttaaaaatgagtcaTTCACAACTACTAATGAAGTATATTACTATcatagtaaattaaataatgaaaagaaaaatagtgcatcattaatttattatatttgagaaACACATTTTCTTTGGTGTATAATTTAAGCAAATATGTATAGTGATGTTTGTAAATAATTAGCATTTTccctattatttattttgagttgCTTGTGCTCTTAgcctgtttttattttattttttggtaatgCTGGTTgtcaataaattattgaatggTGTGAGTTTCTTTCAAATCGATTGTTATTTCCCAATCAATTCGCTTGCATCCATCAGTTTCAAAGCTCAATCCAATCCAATGCATATTTcctcaaatattttctatacCCTTGTGCATGCGAAATAAGTACTCCTCAAACACAAATCACGAAAAAGTAATAAAGAACACCAAATTAATTACACCATCCCATCCGTCTCTACAAATTTAGGtcttaataaattatggatatttaattaaagaatttatgATTAGAGGtctatttataagaaaaaagctctaatacgaaaattctccattttttttttgtgtccCACCGTCCACCGAAAAAGGCTAggtctatttttttctttttgactATCTCCCCCTCTCTAAGAATGTCAAATGCCACAACTCAATTTCACTACAATAATCGAAGTATCTGGTCggattaattattcttttttggataggaaaataagaaaattcttttcaaattaataaaatctttaagtagaaaaataattttgagaagctaaaataaatattgcatttgtgtccttttatttcttgatCTCTATAGGCTatagcattttattttaattggcaTCTACACATATCTATGTGCCCATATAGTTACTTTCCAAATTTAAGGAATAgacaattatttagtttttttccaCGTTAAAAAGAATACATGTGAATTGAGGCATAATGAACTTTTTAGCAAATGATCATGTGTTGAATATATTGCTAATTTTGTCGTTTTTGTTGATTggtaaatagttaaatacaataatatctTACTATAAAAGATTTTGGAGATAAGAAAAGTTGAATGAAAAAGACATTGATAcgtaatgaaattaatgaacgTGTGGTTAATTACTCAACGATTGAAATTAAATGCTTTGATTAATTATCGctcatttttgtaattatcCAACAGATAGTATTAAATATGCGTAGCTATTAATGTTTTCTTCCCAACATTGATTAGAACGTGATaccttttttagaaaatgcTATTCTCTCTGAacttctctctcaatttattttatttcatttcattactAACGACagaaaatatacattaaaaaatctGGATGTGTTAATATGACAAAGATATActtgtataattaattgatcattaatttataaaatacatcTTTGATACTTTGCTTTATcatatatttacattattccaCTGGTGAATGcatttcttcctttttcaGTAAACATACTTatttataagagcatctccggtGACGCCCTtctcactaggacttcccacaaaaatatactgTCACATCATCACTAGGATTTCCCATTCCACTGtcacatcactaggacttcccctGTACTAgaacttcccgcaataaaattaaattcacaattattcaatatacggaattaaactttatggaattaaaatatCGACACGGAATACGGAAAAATTcgaatacttcattaaaaaaaaattacataatactttaaaaaaaattacataatacttaaaaaagttacataatacttaaaaattacataatcataaaaagtcGAGAAATACAACCCTCGGCTCTCACTCCTCCTCGTCCCCGTCCCCGTCGCCCGTGCCGCTGCCGCCTCCGACGTCCCCGCCCCCAATCTCGACGCCATAATCATCAATGGGTGGCATTCCTAAATCGCGCCAACATGCGTCGATACATTTTTGCACATCCTTTTGTACACAGGATCGTGCGTGCTAAACCACCTATGCATGTTCTGACTCAAGGTCTTCGTTAGCTGCGCGCGGGCGAGACGGTCTAGTTCATCTGGGGCCTCCGATTCGACCTCGAAGGACCCGCTGCGGCTGCCGCTTTCCCTCGCCATCCGCTGCGCAGCCTTTTGCCCCATCGGGCGACGACGACAGCGAGAGTGTGATCGTGGTAGCGGGGACACTTCCTCGGCTTCGGGAAGCTCGTGCGAACCAGCACTGCTGTTGTACTCACcggaagagttgatcttcgtccgcttccAGCCCGAGTCGACACCCGCACAAAACTTTTGCGAACTCCTGACCACGAGAAAGGCCTCCCATTAGTCAAACACtttgaacttcaattctttgtcgGGGTATTGGGACAAGGCCTGGTTCTTCACATCCTCCTCGGACATGTCGCTGGTTGCCATGCGCAGGTTGTTTTGGTAGAGGCCGGCAAAACGACTGAGCTTAGGCCTCAACCAATCCCACTGTTTCCGGCATTGCTCAGGAGTGCGAGGCTTCGCCCCAAGCGGTTTGAGTGTGAGGTAGGCCTCACTAATGCGATGCCACAATCGGTCAATATACTAGTTCGCCCCGACATAGGGATCCTCGACTACACCGACCCAGGCCTTCGCAAGCGCGACATTTTCCCACACGGTCCAGATCGACCTCTTCCCCCGCTCCTCCTtaccctcctcctcctctgcccCCGTTTGCGAGGAAGAGCTCGGGGCTTTTCCCTTGCCCTTACCCCCGCCCCCGGCCTTGCCCTTGCCTTTGCCCCTGCCCCTTGCAGCAGGCTCCGCCTCATCGGGAGTCTCACGGATCGGCGATAGCCCCAACTCCTCAAAAGAGAGAAGTCTCGATGCCGGCGTACTGAGTCTCCGGAACAGTACTAGGGGAATCGTCGgacaacaaatctatatatgggCAATAGACAGATTCCCTAGGTGTCCTCGGGCTCCTGTGCTGCATCGTCCCACCCATCCCCGACGTCATACCCCCCATCCCCGCCATATTTAGCGGCATACTCCCCATCCCCGCTgccccgggcatcatcccacccacccccgccatatttggcgtcataccgcccatccccgctgcCCCGGGCATCATCCACCCATCTGACTCATCCAATTGTACATATTGTAGAACATCTGGGGAGTAATCCCCGCCATCCCCGCCatttggggattcatccccgcaTTAAAGTTTCCCTCCGTTCCGGCGGAAAATGTGGGTGTGTTTCCTCCGCTCGTGGTGGGGGAGTtcctattgtactccattttaTAGTAGGAATGAAACTTGtagattagagagagaaacttgtcaacacaagtggtgtgaatgaaatgaagttcaacaagccctatttatagagtttttttttttttttaaattaattttttgtcgGACATCCGACCTCGACGTCCGACCCcacgccacagtggcggacgtccgccgccCGTCGGTCGGATATCTGAGCCCATCCGACGGGCGCACGGGACGTCCGTGTCCTACCATTTTCCtcactacggcggacgtccggtcggacttCCGCAACTTCCGCCGTTGAAGATGCTCTTAGTgatttacaataataattgGAAATAAAGATAACTGATTCTACTAATTggttgattttttctttttaaaaagcACTATGCTTTTACGATGCAacttaactaaaaaaaattatatatgaatttcttttttttactttcaaataatatatgaCTTGAGCATttctgaatatatatatatatatatatatatatatatatatatatatatataggggcacTAGGATGCCCCCTTATTTAGAgtcacaacgtacatccaatctggtgctgccatgtggcacaaaacatgcaatattttaaacacaaaaatgcaatctagttgtatatgcattttcgcagattgcatttttgttgtatgtaaattgcattttatagtgttgagttttgcattttcacataaattgcattttttattgttaagttttgcattttcacgtataaaaatgcaatccgtctatatataaaatgcaatttaaacGGTCAATATCttaaatgcaaaacttaacaataaaatatgcaatctgcatataacaaaaatgcaatctgccaaaattcatttatagcttctacaaatgcgtattgcatttttctgtatacaatattgcatttttcgtgccatgtggcagcacgtggttggatgtacgttgtaactttaaaattagttgttatactagtacacccccatatatatatatatatatatatatatgtctttcttttttattttactttcaaataataacaattcTGTACGTAACGCATGCAGACatacaagaaagaaatttttgaaaaaaacataactctattaataatttgatttaaaatctgttttcaattaaataaatccatttttctcatttacaaactctaaaattaatttaacatttATGCAAATTGCTTTGCAAAAAATctataataatttgaattacttaaaaatatttattaaattatagaaaatataattattaggagtataatattttctgCATCCACTCCGACGTAGCTATCCTGGCCAGCATATATAGTTCTCGAAGTCTCGAATAAAAGCCTAAGTTAGTCGGTTAGGTCATCATCCATTTTTAGATAATGCATGAAAATGTAAAGACGCCTTTatttgtagtattaattattatattgttgtCCTGTTTCCATCAACTTTTCATTATGCAACAAATTAAGTAGTCGTGTTTTTATATATGATGGagtatatctatatatatggtGCGCCCATATCTATCCAAATtgttgttttcaaattttagtagtGTTGTTAAAAAtgactaaataaaaatatatttcttgtAGATCTCTGATTCATGTATTCAAATCTAAGAATCCCTTTAGTAGACGATGTTAATTTGACAATCATTTGttgatattattaaatatttttctctaaatagtaaattaattaattaagtccagagtctcaaaacatttttatttccaattcGAGTTGCatgaaaaacatgaaaattaataccAATATTACACGTTTTGTTATTGTAGGTACTGCATGTGttgatgaataattatttgtaattagaCCTAGTGAATGTTTTTTGATTACCATCTTTTCAATCATTAGATTGTATCATTATTCACCGTCTTAAATGAagtgtttaattttttctctaaaaaattaattgaagttgaaattaattatgacCCCTTCAACTATATACTATGAAACGATCAACCTAAAATTAGCCAATTaatctaaattataaatttatagttaattataaagaaaagttataaaataaccaaaatcTAAATCAACAATATATACTAGATTTAAGTGAAATTAACATTAACATATTAATAAACATGAACTGctcaaaataatgaaaactcACTTGACACGTTCATACACGTttaaacacgaacacgataaaaCTACTGAACTCTAATCAATAACGATTGTGTGATCTTGATATTGAGGCATAATAATGTCTGACAATTGCATCTTTGACGATGAAAGCCATCAACATTCTCCAACTATAATGACGCTCTAATTAATCGCCATACGCGGAATCAAGATATCACAAAAAGATTAGTTAAATAatcacttaattaattagtactcctttGGTCCCATTAAATGTcccatatttctttatttgaacGGTCTctaataaatatctcatttcacttttaccatttttattaGTGGACcccacatcccactaactcattctcactcacattttataaaactattatataaaattatgacccacatttcactaactttttctatccactttttctcacaaacgaacaatttcttaaaaatttgCATCAGTCAAATATAAGACATTTAATGATGACCGGAGGGAATAGCAAGTAGTATTTCGATTTTACGCTACCCATAGTTGTAATTTGTGTACAAATTCTACATTTGCATTTCTTGATCTCTCATGAAAGGAGAGTAGTCTTGATAGGTACTTTGCTTTCTCGTCTATGTGTTTTATTCTCTCCGgttaatttaactaattattttttcatatcaaGATTGGTTAcgtattaattaagtaaaaactATTCTTAatctatctataaatatataaaatgggagttttggagatatttacaaaattgtcattaaaaatattataataaaataaaatgaaataaagacttcataattataaattataaattatactagtaattataTGTAACTTCCATGTAGTTGGTTTAGTGGAGTAGTGGAGCACATGGAATCttcctataaatatttcctaaaCTAAAGAAGTCGAAGAAGATAGAGAGACTCTAGAGGcgtggaggaagaagagacTCAAAAGCGAACTTATTATTCGTTCTATGAGTTAAAGGTGGCTGAAATTCAAGGGCATGGACCGAATAAGTTGGCCTTGATATTTAGCTAATGTAATTGGTAAgattgtagtagtactaattaatttgtaaaaatgcgttttacattttattattttacatgtaCTTAATTTTAAGGTTTAATAACGACATTAGTATAAATGAATCAAATCTCagttaataatagtattattatacaTATGCATCATTATTGTCAATATACTCATGTTGTTGCATGATCGAGTCTATTCCATTGTATCAAAAGTTATAAATATTAGATAATAATGTtgtgtagtagtaatatttaatgcacgataataatgatgataattaatttttttacttcaatcaaatatgtaatataaatttaacccattttattttataaatttcaatatttaaatcatttatgaatttttaattacaattaaggtagtgaaaaggttttatttatttttgtgataattatgagaagtagaaatgaaactgtttttgtaaataaattgatgagaGGTGGAAGTAAAAAGTTTTTTTGAAGATAAATTGATCACCTATTAAAAGTTTAGAAGTTAAATAGTGGTACTCTACTACTAATCAAAAGTTTAGTAATAATTTTGGGAAGTAGAAATAGGGGTGAGATCCCCTGCTGTGTTTAAAACACAGCACCAAATGCTGTGCTATGAAACGCACAAATTTAGGAATAAAACGACATCTTCTCTCCACTTTCTcaatcttttaatattttattcttatttttatatttttaaagtattaccAGTGAATAAATTTAGCTAAAAAAATGTAAGTGTagtatcttaattttttttatttctttcagtTACCGAAAGATTTGTCAAAtctgaaaatattaattgtaggtatcctttttaaaataaaatatttaaaaataataatgaatacCGTTTAAAATTGGATTcctcaattaaatattaatcaaattatcaaatactataaaataagtaattaaCGACGAAAGGAAATATGAAGGATAGAAAATGACATGCTACGCATTTTATGTAGACAACTTATGTGAGCACCAACTCCGTTCAACATATTTTTAGTGTTGTTCGTTTTACTTTATAGTTTGatttaatacatttttaaaaatgttattggcatttttaatttggttaattatagttattatttttaaaaaatttatttcaaaaaggATACCTACCATTAATATTTTCTGATTTAACAAATACTTCAGTAAATGaacgaaagaaaaaaaattaagatactacacttatatatttttttagctaAATTTAT is a window from the Salvia hispanica cultivar TCC Black 2014 chromosome 1, UniMelb_Shisp_WGS_1.0, whole genome shotgun sequence genome containing:
- the LOC125217662 gene encoding laccase-15-like — its product is MRILPFLAIFLLCGVISSHAKTHHQTYVVSDTPYSRLCSNKSILTVNGKFPGPTIRVTEGDTIAIVVVNRAKENITIHWHGVKQPRYPWSDGPEYITQCPIRPGTNFSQKIVLSDEIGTMWWHAHSDWSRATVHGALIVYPRIKDDYPFPVPDEEVPIIIGEWWKSDIFAVLNEFLADGGGPNASDAYMLNGQPGDLYPCSNQGLCFFIFSGIYVLVSNILNFILWNYSESAYGGQFSKIVSKMSI